One region of Limnospira fusiformis SAG 85.79 genomic DNA includes:
- the hypB gene encoding hydrogenase nickel incorporation protein HypB, giving the protein MCTNCGCAVTPGNIHIHSHATDHDHDHGHDHDHDHHHHHGHDHDHDHHHHHGHDHHHHHDHNHDHQHSEHQTVDVHTAILSKNDRLAERNRGFFLAKKLFAINVLSSPGSGKTALLERTLSDMGSRLNSAVIVGDLETDNDAQRLRRTGMQVVQITTGSVCHLEAEMISQALSKINLDNLQLLFIENVGNLVCPAAYDLGENLRVAVLSVTEGEDKPLKYPTLFKTANIAIINKIDIAEAVGFDRETAINNIRRIAPQAEILEVSARTGEGMEAWYDYLEKACSLEAIAI; this is encoded by the coding sequence ATGTGTACCAATTGCGGTTGCGCCGTTACACCGGGAAACATCCACATTCACAGTCACGCAACAGATCACGATCACGATCATGGTCACGATCACGATCATGATCACCATCACCACCATGGTCACGATCACGATCATGATCACCATCACCACCATGGTCACGATCATCACCACCACCATGATCATAACCATGATCATCAGCACAGCGAACATCAAACAGTGGATGTTCACACAGCCATCCTTTCCAAAAATGACCGACTCGCGGAAAGAAATCGAGGCTTCTTTTTAGCGAAAAAACTGTTTGCGATCAATGTGCTGTCTTCTCCCGGTTCAGGAAAAACAGCATTACTGGAACGCACTTTATCAGATATGGGTTCCCGTCTCAATAGTGCGGTAATTGTGGGAGACCTGGAAACTGATAATGATGCTCAAAGGTTGCGACGAACCGGAATGCAGGTAGTGCAAATTACGACGGGAAGCGTCTGTCACCTGGAAGCGGAAATGATCTCCCAGGCTTTAAGTAAAATCAACCTGGATAATCTGCAATTATTATTTATCGAAAATGTGGGGAACCTAGTTTGTCCCGCCGCCTACGACCTGGGGGAAAATTTGCGGGTAGCTGTGTTGTCGGTGACGGAAGGAGAAGATAAACCCCTAAAATATCCGACTCTGTTCAAAACTGCCAATATAGCCATCATCAATAAAATCGACATTGCGGAAGCGGTAGGGTTCGATCGCGAAACTGCGATTAACAATATCCGCCGCATTGCACCACAAGCTGAGATTTTGGAGGTATCTGCTCGTACTGGGGAAGGTATGGAAGCCTGGTATGATTACCTGGAGAAGGCTTGTTCGTTAGAAGCGATCGCCATCTAA
- the hypA gene encoding hydrogenase maturation nickel metallochaperone HypA — MHEVGIMEQTLAIALQKAKEQGANQIHRIKMTVGADSGVAVEALEFAFDVVVAGTIAAKAKFEIDYLPVRCYCHHCNQEFEPKTWFYECPQCGEPSLDIRQGRELELTSLEVS, encoded by the coding sequence ATGCACGAAGTTGGTATTATGGAACAAACTTTAGCGATCGCCTTACAAAAAGCTAAAGAACAGGGCGCTAATCAGATTCACCGTATTAAAATGACAGTAGGCGCTGATTCTGGAGTAGCCGTAGAAGCCCTAGAATTTGCTTTTGATGTCGTGGTTGCTGGAACGATCGCCGCCAAAGCCAAATTCGAGATCGACTATCTCCCGGTTCGCTGTTACTGTCACCACTGTAATCAGGAATTTGAACCCAAAACCTGGTTTTATGAATGTCCCCAGTGTGGCGAACCCAGTCTTGACATTCGCCAAGGAAGAGAATTAGAACTGACATCCTTAGAGGTTTCGTAG